In Fusarium oxysporum f. sp. lycopersici 4287 chromosome 4, whole genome shotgun sequence, a genomic segment contains:
- a CDS encoding hypothetical protein (At least one base has a quality score < 10): protein MSGLPEGWESDYDGRRWFYKYKPTGHIQYHFPKEGDEFPDFIDTFSPAPVLAPEERLESQQQVRRYASTTTPAKLSPKKEDGGYGMSATARPVSMTWDGGFEDEENGVFQPENFMYLGPGTYNDVSPLAEEEEEAARRVVAGGIEGRVEKSSSKGVSPLNSERTTPAQGTTIAGPVTGEPVLVPPTVVEEVHEMPVVEPPPPHDPVGIIAEMPTDDTAQAHIEKHPPPVEMADNMVLAPIETAVSMMAELPERTSPKTKKKEEPQLAPGSLRDYGAQMQPLRISKKPAEEMPPGFQSYKPADISVDIPPNPAPLRRATFQPGGSMMDASPVRPPDRGHSGTPNVLSPPQVPPKRPLDEPSQPQIPPKHPEQPPPLSIANNGSLVPDQQPELSHMPSVLKPARGKVPGQQTVPGPARPPQGHGYVPPTQGKHPPSMTPAPLVQQQRLEEPRMGVQRVNTVPELLPSQRPQSTVQTGHQVLAPSTMNQQHVPKRPASVMPEMVAGQSREQIQGRYNAGPQQGGNLPYRGPVENVSPAGLPRSETAGPITPFPPYPVDNPPYPDDGPVYHRENPPYPEEPFVQKQISGQGSSDPSPPISSNRRHSSFSSAVISPDSRHGSMSFPTQTPSPMEHSRRASTNSSINPNYTPSPVSQTSSSMQSFSPTPPSVPTNQYQQGSYFTMQDVEGQGHNIAARDVLRKKSLSRSTDARRSSVGADPVAAQRGSPLAQQTGQGYNIAPQGVSRSQSLRQLPQGNVAPQNQPPTAPTPPPPQGQQGLGRIEEYEEAPGATVSRSSTVSVSTDMRKRSVGSSVQPSPMGSRRTSWQAESPKNVSPIQFQGQQGPIPQGHAGQPMHQMQAPQGAPMAAQNSKQLQRKPSQGHAPQPQNQQLSARDSRAPQGVPPQQGPRSQGQPMQGQVIPPQVQGKAPHPGQVSTPVQNVLHKPPPAPAPTPPAPAPTPPALAPKPTPTRLQKRSSYPASPAGQLPPQLQFPQGPVPPGQMPQGPTPGPYLHKDNNKWPIMARDPTGECSRKSRFPPNQQQWQPGMQPMTPQGSRPVSMQMPTQASQSAGAKEGKEGKKWLKWLKGGSKSVSHSPTTPVISSPISPAVGRPSWGGGEYAQQAVWQPGQPMSSAKPGFQGNTVPPQSQPGQMHQPAQPPTQPVQAPPQHGQMGFRPGQPLPRTGPLPPQAAQFPQTSQASQQPSQIPPQSGQMLHQGGPPAQPGQIIPQTMQLPSQQRQPPQNRQMPLQQGQINTQPGPAPTPSSQIPPQAMQLPPQNRQSPPQQERMPTQQVQTQPQFNQMTFKPGQVPPPGPVPRDRQPEPRGYSTGGQSVGVSATQPVTIPPKVPDPSMAPPVRVEPSNISQRQAPPQRQPSPAQPKALEQAPMPQSKAPKPPQPPQIATPNTLQPQPNSQRGISPPPPAVSPGLSDAAASSISHMSSYRRDSFSDAGSITTIEVAQAQPQPVLKPSIVQVHRRSTDMISKSQVHLNNDSQSSSDVTPRISAETARVGTEAAPPPSNLQYQQATSRPEPIPQLNTSKHDITTAPLPSKPDEPKFVQPHTRDQHMNQEPAPHKADHRSAAYANSSIQNQHSNNNTKPISNIPQPAPAKPAAPAAEDKWAKKPVVDYSGGDWGDDDDWDY, encoded by the coding sequence ATGTCGGGCCTACCAGAAGGCTGGGAATCCGACTACGATGGCCGACGCTGGTTCTACAAGTACAAGCCAACGGGGCATATTCAGTACCACTTCCCAAAGGAAGGCGACGAGTTTCCCGACTTCATAGATACGTTTTCGCCAGCGCCAGTCCTTGCGCCCGAAGAACGTCTCGAATCGCAGCAGCAGGTCCGAAGATATGCGAGCACGACTACACCTGCGAAGTTGAGCCCGAAAaaggaagatggaggttATGGTATGTCGGCTACGGCGCGGCCCGTAAGCATGACATGGGATGGTGggtttgaagatgaggagaatgGAGTGTTTCAGCCAGAAAACTTTATGTATCTGGGGCCTGGCACTTATAATGATGTGAGCCCACtggcagaggaggaagaggaggctgCGAGACGAGTTGTTGCGGGCGGAATTGAAGGAAGAGTTGAGAAAAGCTCCTCTAAAGGTGTGAGTCCTCTAAACAGTGAGAGGACGACGCCTGCTCAAGGGACGACAATCGCGGGTCCGGTCACAGGAGAACCCGTCTTGGTGCCGCCTAcagttgttgaagaggttCATGAGATGCCGGTCGTCGAGCCTCCTCCACCGCATGACCCTGTGGGCATTATCGCCGAGATGCCGACAGACGACACAGCTCAGGCCCATATTGAGAAACACCCTCCACCGGTCGAGATGGCGGATAACATGGTCCTGGCGCCTATTGAGACTGCAGTTTCTATGATGGCTGAGTTACCAGAGCGAACCAGTCCGAAGACCAAGAAAAAGGAGGAACCACAGCTTGCGCCTGGATCACTGCGGGACTATGGCGCACAAATGCAGCCGTTACGGATATCCAAGAAGcctgctgaggagatgcCGCCTGGCTTTCAATCATATAAGCCAGCAGATATTTCTGTTGATATACCCCCAAACCCAGCGCCTCTTCGACGAGCGACTTTCCAACCTGGGGGGTCAATGATGGACGCAAGTCCTGTTCGGCCTCCTGATAGAGGTCATTCTGGTACGCCCAATGTCCTGTCGCCGCCTCAGGTACCACCAAAGCGTCCTCTCGATGAGCCTTCACAGCCTCAAATACCGCCAAAGCACCCTGAacaacctcctcctctgaGCATTGCCAACAATGGATCTTTGGTCCCGGATCAGCAACCAGAGTTATCCCATATGCCTTCTGTACTGAAGCCAGCACGAGGAAAAGTTCCTGGTCAGCAAACTGTGCCTGGTCCTGCAAGACCACCACAAGGACATGGTTACGTACCACCTACACAAGGGAAACATCCTCCATCTATGACTCCAGCACCCCTTGTTCAGCAACAGCGCCTAGAAGAACCGCGAATGGGCGTCCAAAGGGTCAACACTGTGCCTGAACTATTACCTTCTCAGAGACCACAGTCCACCGTCCAAACTGGACATCAGGTGTTAGCACCTAGTACAATGAATCAGCAACATGTACCAAAACGACCGGCTAGTGTGATGCCTGAAATGGTGGCTGGACAATCTCGGGAACAAATCCAAGGCCGTTACAATGCTGGGCCGCAACAAGGCGGAAATCTACCTTATCGAGGTCCAGTTGAGAATGTGTCACCGGCAGGTCTTCCGCGATCGGAAACTGCAGGGCCTATAACTCCATTTCCTCCATACCCAGTTGATAATCCACCTTATCCTGATGATGGACCAGTTTATCACAGAGAGAACCCGCCATACCCAGAAGAACCTTTTGTACAGAAGCAAATATCAGGTCAAGGCTCTAGCGATCCATCTCCCCCCATATCCAGCAACCGGCGACACTCATCATTTAGCTCTGCAGTCATCTCGCCAGATTCGAGACACGGCAGCATGTCATTTCCCACTCAAACGCCATCTCCCATGGAACATAGTCGTCGCGCATCAACCAATTCAAGCATCAATCCAAACTATACGCCTTCTCCTGTTTCCCAAACTTCGTCTTCAATGCAGAGTTTCTCACCAACGCCTCCGTCTGTTCCGACCAATCAGTATCAACAAGGATCATACTTTACTATGCAAGATGTTGAAGGTCAAGGCCATAACATTGCTGCCCGAGACGTGCTGCGCAAGAAATCTCTAAGTCGAAGCACGGATGCTAGACGTAGCTCGGTCGGGGCAGACCCTGTTGCTGCCCAACGTGGATCACCTTTGGCGCAACAAACTGGACAGGGTTATAATATTGCACCTCAGGGAGTATCACGTTCGCAGTCCCTTCGACAATTACCTCAAGGAAATGTTGCACCACAAAATCAACCTCCCACTGCGCCTacgccaccaccaccacagGGACAACAAGGCCTAGGACGCATCGAGGAGTACGAAGAAGCTCCGGGCGCAACAGTGAGTCGGTCTTCGACCGTGAGTGTATCAACAGACATGAGGAAGAGATCAGTAGGTTCGTCTGTGCAGCCAAGTCCGATGGGAAGTCGAAGAACAAGTTGGCAAGCTGAAAGCCCGAAAAATGTTTCACCTATCCAGTTCCAAGGACAGCAGGGCCCAATACCACAGGGCCATGCAGGACAGCCTATGCATCAAAtgcaagctcctcaaggtGCTCCTATGGCAGCTCAGAATTCGAAGCAGTTGCAGCGAAAACCTTCACAAGGACATgcacctcaacctcaaaaCCAACAATTGTCTGCCCGAGATTCGAGAGCACCTCAGGGAGTTCCTCCACAGCAAGGCCCTAGATCACAGGGGCAACCTATGCAAGGCCAGGTGATACCACCCCAGGTTCAAGGGAAAGCACCTCATCCTGGGCAGGTATCTACACCGGTGCAGAATGTTCTCCATAAACCTCCTCCTGCGCCTGCCCCAACGCCTCCTGCGCCTGCCCCAACGCCTCCAGCGCTAGCCCCTAAGCCTACACCAACGAGGTTGCAAAAACGCTCGTCTTATCCAGCCAGTCCAGCAGGACAGCTGCCTCCTCAACTCCAGTTCCCGCAGGGCCCTGTTCCTCCTGGGCAAATGCCACAAGGTCCAACGCCAGGTCCATACCTCCACAAGGACAACAACAAATGGCCTATCATGGCCAGGGATCCAACGGGAGAATGCAGCCGCAAGTCCAGATTCCCTCCAAACCAACAGCAATGGCAGCCTGGCATGCAGCCTATGACACCTCAGGGCTCTCGCCCAGTCTCTATGCAGATGCCAACTCAGGCTTCACAAAGCGCTGGGGCAAAGGAAGGCAAGGAGGGAAAGAAGTGGCTCAAGTGGTTGAAGGGTGGCTCCAAATCTGTTTCACATAGTCCAACTACGCCAGTCATTTCTTCACCTATATCACCTGCTGTTGGACGTCCCAGTTGGGGCGGTGGAGAGTATGCTCAGCAAGCTGTATGGCAGCCCGGGCAGCCTATGTCTTCTGCCAAACCAGGCTTCCAGGGAAATACGGTGcctcctcaatctcaacctgGGCAGATGCATCAACCAGCTCAACCACCAACTCAGCCCGTCCAGGCACCCCCTCAGCATGGCCAGATGGGTTTCAGACCTGGTCAGCCACTTCCTCGGACTGGACCACTACCGCCTCAAGCCGCTCAGTTTCCCCAGACCAGTCAAGCGTCtcagcagccaagccaaaTACCTCCCCAGTCTGGACAGATGCTACATCAAGGAGGACCTCCAGCCCAGCCAGGCCAGATTATCCCTCAAACCATGCAAttgccttctcaacaacggcAACCACCTCAGAACAGACAGATGCCACTACAGCAGGGACAGATAAATACCCAGCCAGGACCAGCACCGACTCCATCGAGCCAGATTCCTCCTCAAGCAATGCAGTTGCCGCCCCAGAACCGACAGTCACCTCCCCAACAGGAACGAATGCCCACTCAACAGGTTCAAACGCAACCGCAGTTTAATCAAATGACGTTTAAGCCTGGCCAAGTTCCTCCCCCAGGTCCAGTACCGAGAGATCGACAGCCTGAGCCTAGAGGATACTCAACGGGAGGGCAATCTGTAGGAGTTTCGGCAACACAGCCTGTGACTATACCTCCTAAAGTGCCAGACCCTTCCATGGCTCCTCCTGTAAGAGTTGAACCGAGCAACATTTCTCAGCGACAAGCGCCACCTCAAAGACAACCATCCCCAGCCCAACCAAAAGCTTTGGAACAAGCACCTATGCCTCAGTCTAAAGCTCCTAAGCCGCCTCAACCTCCACAAATTGCTACGCCAAACAcccttcaacctcagccaAACAGCCAGAGAGGTATATCTCCACCCCCGCCTGCAGTGAGCCCCGGCTTGTCTGACGCGGCTGCTTCCTCGATAAGTCACATGTCCTCTTACAGAAGAGACAGCTTCTCGGATGCTGGGTCAATCACAACCATCGAGGTGGCTCAGGCACAGCCACAGCCTGTTTTGAAACCTTCCATCGTTCAAGTCCACAGGAGATCAACTGACATGATTAGTAAATCTCAAGTCCATCTGAATAACGACTCTCAGTCAAGCTCAGATGTGACTCCGAGAATATCCGCAGAGACTGCTCGTGTGGGAACAGAGGCTGCTCCGCCTCCCTCAAACCTACAATATCAGCAGGCTACTTCTAGACCTGAGCCCATACCTCAGCTCAACACTTCAAAGCACGATATCACTACAGCACCTTTGCCCTCCAAACCCGACGAGCCAAAGTTTGTCCAACCCCATACACGGGACCAACATATGAACCAGGAGCCAGCACCGCACAAGGCTGATCATCGCTCTGCGGCTTATGCCAATTCCAGTATTCAAAATCAACACAGCAACAATAATACCAAACCGATTTCGAATATACCACAACCGGCACCTGCCAAGCCAGCTGCCCCAGCCGCAGAAGACAAATGGGCAAAAAAACCAGTAGTAGACTATTCTGGTGGAGACTGGGgagatgacgatgactggGACTACTGA
- a CDS encoding ubiquitin-conjugating enzyme E2-18 kDa: MTSTAHRRLLQEYRALTNNPPEGITAGPISEDDLLHWECLIQGPEGTPFEGGVFPAELKFPKDYPLAPPSMKFLADVWHPNVYPSGLVCISILHPPGDDPNHYEHASERWSPIQSVEKILISVMSMLAEPNDESPANVEAAKMWRERRTEYENKVREGVRKMLGL; this comes from the exons ATGACGTCTACCGCCCACCGCCGCCTACTCCAAGAGTATCGCGCTCTCACCAACAACCCACCAGAAGGCATCACCGCCGGCCCCATCTCTGAAGACGATCTTCTTCACTGGGAGTGCCTTATTCAAGGCCCTGAGGGTACTCCCTTTGAGGGTGGCGTCTTTCCTGCGGAGCTCAAGTTCCCAAAGGACTATCCGCTTGCCCCGCCATCAATGAAGTTCCTCGCCGATGTGTGGCACCCCAATG TGTACCCTAGTGGTCTGGTATGCATTTCGATCCTTCACCCTCCTGGCGACGATCCCAACCATTACGAGCACGCATCCGAACGATGGTCACCTATTCAGTCTGTCGAGAAGATCCTAATCTCTGTCATGAGCATGCTCGCCGAGCCCAACGACGAGTCTCCTGCAAACGTTGAGGCAGCAAAGATGTGGCGTGAACGGCGCACCGAATACGAGAATAAGGTCCGCGAAGGTGTCCGAAAAATGCTGGGTCTATAG